The segment TTGACACCAGCGATCGTCTTGATCCCAAATCATGATGGTGCGTTAGGAATCGGCTCACAAGCGATCCAAAATAATGTTGAAAAAGCAGTCGGACAAAATATCTTGTAGGAAGGAGCTCGAAAACGTGCAAATTGGAAATATTATCAAAGTTTCAGGCCCGTTAGTTATGGCTGAAAATATGGGACATGCAAGTATCCAAGACATCTGTTATGTCGGAGATCTTGGTGTCATTGGCGAAATCATCGAAATGCGAGGAGATGTTGCTTCGATCCAAGTATATGAAGAGACCTCCGGCATTGGACCAGGAGAGCCGGTCCGTTCGACAGGTGAAGCTCTTTCTGTCGAGTTGGCACCGGGGATCATCTCACAAATGTTTGACGGGATCCAACGTCCGTTAGACAAATTTATGGAACAGACAAAAAGTAATTTTTTGCTGCGGGGCGTTCAGCTTCCTGCATTAGATCATGAAAAAAAATGGACCTTCCAACCAGCGATGCAAACAGGAGATGCTGTTTCTGGCGGAGATATCGTAGGTACTGTGCAAGAAACCAAGCTGATCACTCATAAGATCATGGTACCAGCCGGCATCTCTGGAAAAATCAGCAACATCGAAGCAGGAGAATTTACGATCGATGAACCAGTTTATACGATCGAAACCGATAATGGCGAAAAATCCTTTGCGATGCTGCAAAAATGGCCGGTACGGCGGGCGCGTCCTGTAAAAGAAAAAATGAATCCTGATGCGCCGATGATCACTGGACAACGAGTGATCGATACCTTTTTCCCAGTGACTAAAGGCGGTGCGGCGGCAGTACCGGGACCTTTTGGCGCCGGAAAAACAGTCGTTCAGCACCAGATCGCCAAGTGGGCGGATGTAGATCTTGTGGTTTATGTCGGTTGCGGGGAACGAGGCAACGAGATGACGGATGTTATGAACGAATTTCCTGAATTGATCGATCCAAATACCGGTGAACCATTGATGGAACGGACGATCTTGATCGCCAACACCTCCAATATGCCGGTAGCGGCGCGGGAAGCGTCCATCTATACTGGGATCACCATCGCTGAATATTTCCGAGATATGGGCTATTCGGTGGCGATCATGGCGGATTCCACTTCACGCTGGGCAGAAGCGCTGC is part of the Enterococcus mediterraneensis genome and harbors:
- a CDS encoding V-type ATP synthase subunit A, encoding MQIGNIIKVSGPLVMAENMGHASIQDICYVGDLGVIGEIIEMRGDVASIQVYEETSGIGPGEPVRSTGEALSVELAPGIISQMFDGIQRPLDKFMEQTKSNFLLRGVQLPALDHEKKWTFQPAMQTGDAVSGGDIVGTVQETKLITHKIMVPAGISGKISNIEAGEFTIDEPVYTIETDNGEKSFAMLQKWPVRRARPVKEKMNPDAPMITGQRVIDTFFPVTKGGAAAVPGPFGAGKTVVQHQIAKWADVDLVVYVGCGERGNEMTDVMNEFPELIDPNTGEPLMERTILIANTSNMPVAAREASIYTGITIAEYFRDMGYSVAIMADSTSRWAEALREMSGRLEEMPGDEGYPAYLGSRLAEYYERAGKVITLGSDHREGSITAISAVSPSGGDISEPVTQNTLRVVKVFWGLDSTLAQQRHFPSIDWLKSYSLYESEVGNYLDQQLQVEWSSLVTEAMRMLQKESELNEIVRLVGIDSLSEKDQLLLEVTKSIREDYLQQNAFDDVDTFTSREKQFHMLNNIVTFGKEATNALELGSYLEEIMKGTVILRDKIARMKYVPEEELDKITAVQQEIKTTIKDIIQEGGMTND